The Corynebacterium pseudopelargi genome contains a region encoding:
- a CDS encoding HPr family phosphocarrier protein, with protein sequence MASKTVVVGSAVGLHARPASIIAEAAGEYDDEIFLSIEGGDDDETDAASSLMIMALGAEKGDKVTVTSDNAEAVEKIAALIEKDLDAE encoded by the coding sequence ATGGCCTCTAAGACTGTTGTTGTCGGCTCTGCTGTCGGCCTCCACGCTCGTCCCGCTTCCATCATCGCTGAAGCAGCCGGCGAATATGATGACGAGATCTTCCTGTCCATCGAAGGAGGCGACGACGATGAAACTGATGCTGCCTCCTCGCTGATGATCATGGCGCTTGGCGCAGAAAAGGGCGATAAGGTCACCGTGACCTCCGATAACGCCGAGGCAGTTGAGAAGATCGCCGCCTTGATTGAAAAGGACCTCGACGCCGAGTAA
- the hflX gene encoding GTPase HflX — protein MTNHTPESVERLLDQAFADHRPTSKPEDPGRDESGLLSTESHTPTVGELDLEARSSLRRLSRGSSIHATDQDDGYDVEYRKLRLERVILVGVWTHGTTAEIEATMEELAALAETAGSEVAEMLYQKRDKPNPGTYIGSGKVAELRDIVADTGVDTVICDGELSPGQMIALEKALDVKVIDRTMLILDIFAQHAKSKEGKAQVALAQMEYLITRVRGWGGALSRQAGGRAGSNGGVGLRGPGETKIEADRRRLRSDMAKLRKEIQSMKTAREVKRSQRRGSTIPQIAIAGYTNAGKSSLINAMTGAGVLVEDALFATLDPTTRRAKLADGRAVVFTDTVGFVRHLPTQLVEAFRSTLEEVVEADLVLHVVDGSDPFPLKQIEAVNGVVAEIIRELDVPAPPEIVVVNKIDQADPLVLAELRHVLDDVVFVSAKTGEGIAELEARVELFLNSLDAHVELLVPFTRGDVVSRVHTYGTVLSEEYSEHGTVIDVRLPQSLAAELQEFLHT, from the coding sequence ATGACGAATCACACCCCTGAATCAGTCGAGCGTTTACTCGACCAAGCATTTGCAGATCACCGCCCGACCTCAAAGCCGGAGGATCCCGGCCGCGATGAATCCGGGCTTTTAAGCACCGAATCCCATACGCCCACGGTGGGCGAACTCGACCTTGAAGCGCGATCTAGCCTTCGAAGGCTCAGCAGGGGATCGAGCATTCATGCCACCGATCAAGACGATGGCTATGACGTGGAGTATCGAAAGCTCCGCCTTGAGCGCGTCATCTTGGTTGGTGTGTGGACGCACGGCACCACCGCAGAGATCGAAGCCACCATGGAAGAGCTCGCCGCGCTGGCAGAAACTGCCGGTTCCGAGGTTGCAGAGATGCTCTACCAAAAGCGCGATAAACCAAACCCGGGAACCTATATCGGCTCCGGCAAGGTAGCGGAATTGCGTGACATTGTGGCAGATACCGGCGTGGATACGGTGATCTGCGATGGTGAGCTCAGCCCCGGCCAGATGATTGCATTGGAAAAGGCCTTAGACGTTAAGGTGATCGACCGCACCATGCTCATTCTGGATATCTTTGCCCAGCACGCGAAGTCGAAAGAGGGTAAAGCCCAGGTGGCGCTGGCGCAGATGGAATACCTCATTACCCGCGTGCGTGGTTGGGGCGGTGCCCTTTCGCGCCAGGCTGGCGGCCGAGCAGGTTCTAATGGCGGTGTGGGTTTGCGTGGCCCCGGTGAAACCAAAATTGAGGCCGATCGCCGTCGCCTGCGCTCAGATATGGCCAAGCTGCGCAAAGAGATCCAGTCAATGAAAACGGCCCGCGAGGTCAAGCGCTCGCAGCGTCGCGGCTCCACCATCCCGCAAATCGCCATCGCCGGCTACACCAATGCCGGAAAATCTTCCTTGATTAATGCGATGACGGGCGCGGGTGTGCTGGTTGAAGACGCCCTCTTTGCCACCCTGGACCCCACCACACGCAGGGCAAAGCTTGCCGACGGCCGCGCCGTGGTCTTTACCGATACCGTCGGCTTTGTTCGGCACCTTCCCACCCAATTGGTGGAAGCATTCCGCTCCACGCTGGAAGAAGTGGTGGAAGCAGACCTCGTGCTGCATGTGGTTGATGGTTCCGATCCTTTCCCACTCAAGCAGATCGAAGCGGTCAACGGTGTGGTGGCGGAGATCATCCGCGAGCTCGATGTGCCCGCACCGCCGGAAATTGTGGTGGTAAACAAGATCGATCAGGCTGATCCTTTGGTGCTGGCGGAATTGCGCCACGTCTTAGATGATGTCGTGTTCGTCTCTGCCAAAACTGGTGAAGGCATTGCCGAATTAGAAGCCCGCGTAGAGCTGTTTTTAAATAGCCTCGATGCCCACGTTGAGCTTTTGGTGCCCTTTACCAGAGGCGATGTGGTGTCCAGGGTGCATACCTATGGCACGGTGTTAAGCGAGGAATACTCCGAGCACGGCACCGTCATCGATGTTCGCCTACCCCAGTCGCTTGCCGCAGAGTTGCAGGAATTCCTTCACACCTAG
- a CDS encoding DUF349 domain-containing protein, with translation MTTSNTPKPGPRPGAHPGPKPGPVPGQHAKSHHTPTPGVFAHSHGDDPLRFGRVDDQGNVFLRRGDNERQIASWQAGTPEEGLRHYAQRYEDLATEIVLLETRLQTHPGDAAHTKQLAQELRDGLDDAAVIGDIDALDARLASIIDHADDAGEQAKVEKAKRREAAIAKKEALAKEAEDIAEHSTEWKAAGDRIRAILEEWKGIRGIDRKTDDQLWKRYSRARDAFNRRRGTHFAELDRGRAAAKRTKEALVEQAEAIKDSTDWNETARAFRDLMDQWRKAGRAPREVDDKLWASFKAAQDTFFSARNAVQAERDREFEDNAKAKDELLEIYGPQINPALDLEGAKEKLRELQEKWESIGFVPRARIREFEDKIAKIERDVAGAEDQQWRRTDPEAQARAAQFRAKVAEFEQQAQQAEAKGKNKKAEQLREQAKQWQEWADAAEQAVADR, from the coding sequence ATGACAACGTCCAACACACCCAAACCAGGTCCGCGCCCGGGTGCGCACCCAGGCCCGAAGCCAGGACCTGTGCCCGGTCAGCACGCAAAGAGCCACCACACGCCCACCCCTGGTGTGTTTGCTCATTCACACGGAGATGATCCACTTCGTTTTGGGCGTGTGGATGATCAAGGCAATGTGTTCTTGCGCCGTGGTGATAACGAGCGCCAAATCGCCTCCTGGCAGGCAGGCACCCCAGAAGAGGGGCTGCGCCACTATGCGCAGCGCTATGAGGATCTCGCCACCGAGATCGTGCTGCTTGAAACGCGCCTCCAAACCCACCCCGGGGATGCGGCGCACACCAAGCAGCTTGCCCAGGAGCTTCGAGATGGCTTAGATGACGCAGCCGTGATCGGCGATATCGACGCCCTCGATGCAAGGCTTGCCTCCATCATTGACCACGCCGATGATGCCGGCGAACAGGCAAAGGTGGAAAAGGCGAAACGTCGAGAAGCTGCCATTGCCAAAAAGGAAGCACTCGCTAAAGAAGCCGAGGACATTGCCGAGCATTCCACTGAATGGAAGGCCGCCGGCGATCGCATCCGCGCGATTCTGGAGGAATGGAAGGGCATCCGCGGCATCGATCGCAAGACCGATGATCAGTTGTGGAAGCGCTATTCGCGTGCACGCGATGCCTTTAATCGTCGCCGTGGCACCCACTTTGCAGAGCTCGACCGTGGCCGCGCCGCCGCGAAGCGCACCAAGGAGGCTCTAGTTGAGCAGGCCGAGGCAATCAAGGATTCCACCGATTGGAATGAAACTGCCCGCGCCTTCCGTGATCTCATGGATCAGTGGCGCAAGGCTGGCCGCGCACCGCGCGAGGTAGACGATAAGCTGTGGGCTTCCTTCAAGGCCGCGCAGGATACCTTCTTCAGCGCCCGCAATGCCGTGCAGGCTGAGCGCGACCGCGAGTTTGAAGATAACGCCAAGGCCAAAGACGAGCTGCTGGAGATCTACGGCCCGCAGATCAACCCAGCCCTTGATTTGGAAGGCGCAAAGGAGAAGCTTCGCGAGCTGCAAGAAAAGTGGGAATCCATCGGTTTTGTGCCGCGTGCTCGCATCCGAGAGTTCGAAGATAAGATCGCGAAGATCGAACGCGATGTCGCCGGTGCTGAAGATCAGCAGTGGCGTCGCACCGACCCTGAAGCCCAGGCTCGTGCAGCGCAGTTCCGCGCGAAGGTAGCCGAATTTGAGCAGCAAGCACAGCAGGCTGAGGCCAAGGGTAAAAATAAGAAGGCTGAGCAACTGCGCGAGCAAGCAAAGCAGTGGCAGGAGTGGGCCGATGCCGCCGAACAGGCAGTAGCCGACCGCTAA
- a CDS encoding uracil-xanthine permease family protein: MSSSSWGWTLHGDGKTIAPGAVVAPEERLSWSRTIGIGMQHVIAMFGATLLVPTLTGFPVNTTLLFSGIGTMVFLLITRNRLPSYLGSSFGFIAPLMATQGEGIAVQLGGVVAAGITLMAVGFVVKKAGKRVLDLVMPPAVTGAIVALIGLNLAPSAVGNFQAQPLVAAVTMISILVITVAARGMLARLGILVGVVIGWVFAAATGNLAEGSKESIAAADWVGLPQFHTPEFTASAILITLPVVIVLIAENVGHVKAVSEMTGRDLDDLAGDALIADGLGTTLAGGFGGSGTTTYAENIGVMAATRVYSTAAYWVAASTAVILAFIPKFGALIFSIPQGVLGGAAMVLYGLIGMLGIRIWQDNRVNFNNPVNLTAAAVALIAGIGNLTLHIGSIELEGIAWGSVGIIVGYPLLKWLYIHVGEGKQARW, from the coding sequence GTGAGTAGCTCTTCATGGGGATGGACCCTGCACGGTGACGGAAAAACAATTGCTCCAGGCGCAGTAGTGGCGCCTGAAGAGCGATTGAGCTGGTCTCGAACGATCGGCATCGGTATGCAACACGTGATTGCAATGTTTGGTGCCACGCTGTTGGTGCCCACCCTCACCGGATTCCCGGTGAACACAACACTGCTGTTTTCGGGCATTGGCACCATGGTGTTTTTGCTCATCACCCGCAACCGGCTGCCATCGTATTTGGGTTCTTCCTTTGGGTTTATCGCACCCTTGATGGCCACCCAAGGCGAGGGCATCGCAGTACAGCTCGGTGGTGTGGTTGCTGCAGGTATCACGTTGATGGCAGTGGGCTTTGTGGTGAAAAAGGCCGGTAAACGAGTCTTGGACTTGGTCATGCCACCGGCGGTTACTGGCGCTATTGTCGCTCTGATCGGTTTAAATCTCGCACCCTCTGCTGTGGGCAACTTCCAGGCCCAACCCCTCGTTGCGGCTGTCACCATGATTTCCATCTTGGTCATTACCGTCGCAGCCCGCGGGATGTTGGCGCGTTTGGGCATTTTGGTGGGTGTGGTGATTGGCTGGGTATTCGCCGCTGCCACCGGCAACCTTGCTGAAGGTTCTAAAGAATCGATCGCCGCGGCTGATTGGGTGGGTCTGCCGCAATTCCACACTCCTGAATTCACGGCCTCGGCGATTTTGATCACCTTGCCTGTGGTGATCGTGCTAATCGCTGAAAATGTCGGCCACGTGAAAGCCGTAAGTGAGATGACGGGTAGGGATCTTGATGATCTCGCCGGAGATGCACTCATCGCCGACGGCCTGGGCACCACCTTGGCTGGTGGCTTTGGTGGCTCTGGTACGACCACCTATGCAGAAAACATCGGTGTGATGGCTGCAACCAGGGTCTATTCCACCGCCGCCTACTGGGTGGCTGCTTCCACTGCCGTTATCTTGGCCTTCATCCCCAAATTCGGGGCCTTGATCTTTAGTATCCCTCAAGGCGTATTGGGTGGCGCTGCGATGGTGCTCTACGGCTTGATCGGCATGCTTGGTATTCGTATTTGGCAGGATAACCGCGTGAACTTTAATAACCCGGTCAATCTCACTGCCGCGGCCGTGGCGTTGATCGCCGGTATTGGCAACCTCACCTTGCACATCGGCAGCATTGAGCTCGAAGGCATTGCCTGGGGTTCGGTGGGCATTATCGTGGGCTATCCCTTGCTCAAGTGGCTCTACATCCACGTAGGCGAAGGCAAACAGGCCAGATGGTAA
- a CDS encoding Rv2732c family membrane protein, with translation MDYAAAEKQAAKKIDLRHYRWFMLASLIAFVLGLLLSHSGDVRGLDVLLQNQRAEQGDVRIAETIFVLFGTTAAVVLNAIVLITRRTAVANIQYLIGGIALLFSLFALWMRLQSKEIDGSTGIGIGLMLEVVAIIVLIYAMSCVIFARSEEQRTAAAMRAEHNELDSVGLAQQESMRSRGVDPAESNPLLIDDRRKRAAEKHQRSAED, from the coding sequence ATGGATTACGCAGCAGCGGAAAAACAAGCGGCAAAAAAGATTGATTTGCGGCACTACCGCTGGTTCATGCTTGCATCGCTGATTGCCTTTGTCCTTGGCCTGTTGCTTTCGCACTCAGGTGATGTTCGAGGCCTAGATGTGTTGCTGCAAAATCAGCGCGCTGAACAAGGCGATGTTCGCATTGCAGAGACGATCTTCGTGCTCTTTGGCACCACTGCTGCGGTGGTGCTCAACGCCATCGTGCTGATCACCCGCCGAACCGCGGTGGCGAATATCCAGTACCTCATTGGTGGCATCGCCTTATTGTTCTCGTTGTTTGCGCTGTGGATGCGTTTACAAAGCAAGGAGATCGACGGTTCCACCGGCATCGGTATTGGGCTCATGCTTGAGGTAGTGGCCATTATCGTGCTGATTTACGCAATGAGCTGTGTGATCTTTGCCAGGAGCGAAGAGCAGCGCACTGCCGCCGCCATGCGTGCAGAGCACAATGAGCTTGATTCTGTGGGGCTTGCGCAGCAAGAATCCATGCGTTCTAGGGGCGTTGATCCGGCTGAGTCGAATCCCTTGCTTATCGACGACCGCCGCAAGCGTGCCGCCGAGAAGCATCAACGAAGCGCTGAGGACTAA
- a CDS encoding regulatory protein RecX translates to MATFEERMATVQAAFEDYERNGSELFDVPREEHKAKVRHRALLLLDQRARSRHELQQRLLALEFDAALVDEVLDDLTKSKLLDDATFAKEWVRQRHERRGKSRTVLNRELITKGVPEHLRHEALDQIDQESEDALAWRLAQKKARSIKSIPTSRAEYDKNLRRILGVLARRGFQESAAFGIAKQSLEQRIEQLREQA, encoded by the coding sequence ATGGCTACGTTCGAGGAGCGGATGGCCACCGTACAGGCCGCATTCGAAGACTATGAGCGAAACGGCAGCGAGCTTTTCGACGTCCCCCGTGAGGAGCACAAAGCAAAAGTTCGCCACCGGGCGCTGCTTCTGCTTGACCAGCGGGCACGCTCGCGCCACGAGCTTCAGCAACGCCTGCTTGCGCTCGAATTCGATGCAGCGCTAGTAGATGAGGTCTTAGATGATCTCACCAAAAGCAAGCTCCTCGATGACGCCACCTTTGCCAAGGAATGGGTGCGCCAGCGGCATGAACGCCGCGGAAAATCCCGCACGGTGCTCAACCGCGAACTCATCACCAAAGGCGTGCCCGAGCATCTGCGCCACGAAGCACTGGATCAAATTGATCAGGAAAGCGAAGATGCACTCGCGTGGCGCCTTGCCCAAAAGAAGGCGCGAAGCATCAAATCCATCCCAACATCCAGGGCGGAATACGACAAGAACCTACGCAGAATCCTAGGAGTGTTGGCGCGTCGAGGCTTCCAAGAATCCGCGGCTTTTGGCATTGCCAAACAAAGCCTGGAACAACGAATTGAGCAGCTACGAGAGCAGGCCTAG
- the miaA gene encoding tRNA (adenosine(37)-N6)-dimethylallyltransferase MiaA codes for MQQQRHQEQGEAQDHLTPIAVIGPTASGKSALGIALAQHLGGEIVNVDSMQLYQGMDIGTAKLMPEEREGIAHHQLDVWKISEQASVARYQHDAIADVEAIQSRGKVPILVGGSMLYVQSLIDDWRFPPTDPAVRAKYEARLQQVGISQLHRELAELDPQAASIIEDQDPRRTVRALEVIELTGKPFQASQPPKDAPARWGTRLVGLSTEPQWLNPRIEQRTAMMFERGFVQEVDELLAAGLKADSTAGRAIGYAQILAAKAGELAWSEVQERTVTGTRKYVRRQRSWFRKDPRVQWIDASGDTLEQALELLQ; via the coding sequence GTGCAGCAACAGCGCCATCAAGAGCAAGGTGAAGCTCAAGATCACCTCACCCCGATCGCAGTCATTGGGCCTACTGCCTCGGGTAAATCAGCACTCGGCATCGCCTTGGCTCAGCATCTTGGCGGAGAGATCGTCAACGTGGATTCCATGCAGCTATATCAGGGCATGGATATCGGTACCGCCAAACTCATGCCCGAGGAACGCGAAGGTATTGCCCACCACCAGCTCGATGTGTGGAAGATCAGTGAGCAGGCCTCGGTGGCGCGTTATCAACACGATGCCATTGCAGATGTAGAGGCCATCCAAAGCCGCGGCAAGGTGCCTATTCTCGTCGGTGGCTCAATGCTGTATGTGCAATCGCTTATCGACGATTGGCGTTTCCCACCCACCGATCCCGCTGTTAGAGCCAAATACGAGGCTCGTTTGCAGCAGGTGGGGATTAGCCAATTGCATCGAGAATTAGCAGAGCTTGACCCCCAAGCCGCCAGCATCATTGAAGATCAAGATCCCCGCCGCACGGTTCGCGCGCTGGAAGTAATCGAGCTAACGGGTAAGCCATTTCAGGCCAGCCAGCCACCAAAGGATGCCCCGGCACGCTGGGGCACCAGGCTTGTTGGGCTGAGCACTGAGCCGCAGTGGCTCAACCCCCGCATTGAGCAGCGCACCGCGATGATGTTTGAACGCGGTTTTGTCCAAGAAGTAGATGAGCTTTTAGCAGCCGGGCTCAAGGCTGATTCCACCGCGGGGCGCGCGATTGGCTATGCCCAGATCTTGGCCGCAAAAGCAGGCGAGCTTGCCTGGTCTGAGGTACAAGAGCGCACGGTAACCGGCACGAGGAAGTATGTGCGACGCCAGCGTTCCTGGTTTAGAAAAGATCCACGCGTGCAGTGGATTGATGCCAGCGGCGACACACTCGAACAAGCACTAGAATTACTGCAATGA
- the dapF gene encoding diaminopimelate epimerase — translation MTNESLPHTLPFAKGHGTENDFIILDDIDAQLPLDPATVAALCDRRAGIGADGLLRVARAGALLRAGVLEHLEEGIEASTMFMDYYNADGSTAEMCGNGTRVFAHWVALQGYEQDREFVVGTRAGAKPVVVHEYNDTSADVSVEMGQAEVTGLSTCTVGAQHFAGLGVDVGNPHLACVIPGLDAQKLAEIELSQPQIDPEFFPHGVNLEILTPLAQGRTHMRVFERGVGETRSCGTGTVAAARSALADAGAVDGEVTVVVPGGEVQVTLDGERSVLRGPSALVATGTIHTATL, via the coding sequence ATGACGAACGAATCGCTACCTCACACCCTGCCTTTTGCCAAAGGCCACGGCACGGAAAATGACTTCATCATCCTCGATGACATCGACGCGCAATTGCCTTTAGACCCAGCCACGGTGGCCGCCCTGTGCGATCGCCGCGCAGGTATCGGCGCCGACGGGCTGCTTCGAGTAGCCCGCGCCGGTGCACTGCTTCGCGCCGGTGTGCTCGAGCACTTAGAAGAAGGCATTGAAGCATCCACGATGTTCATGGATTACTACAACGCCGATGGCTCCACCGCCGAGATGTGCGGCAATGGCACGCGAGTGTTTGCGCACTGGGTGGCGCTGCAGGGCTATGAGCAAGACCGGGAATTTGTGGTTGGCACCCGGGCTGGGGCAAAGCCGGTGGTGGTGCACGAATATAACGACACCAGCGCCGATGTCTCTGTGGAGATGGGGCAGGCAGAAGTCACTGGTTTATCTACCTGCACCGTAGGTGCCCAGCACTTTGCGGGCTTGGGTGTTGATGTGGGTAATCCTCACCTGGCCTGCGTGATCCCTGGCCTCGATGCACAAAAGCTGGCCGAAATTGAGTTGAGCCAACCGCAGATCGATCCGGAATTCTTCCCCCATGGGGTGAATCTGGAAATTTTGACGCCCCTTGCACAAGGCCGTACCCACATGCGCGTATTTGAACGCGGCGTAGGCGAGACCAGAAGCTGTGGTACCGGCACCGTTGCTGCTGCTCGCAGTGCGCTTGCCGATGCAGGCGCAGTAGACGGCGAGGTGACTGTGGTGGTACCTGGGGGAGAAGTGCAGGTGACCCTAGATGGAGAGCGCTCGGTGCTTCGAGGTCCTTCTGCCTTGGTGGCAACTGGCACGATCCACACCGCCACCCTTTAG
- the miaB gene encoding tRNA (N6-isopentenyl adenosine(37)-C2)-methylthiotransferase MiaB: MSQPNSISLAPSSEQAQPRTYEVRTFGCQMNVHDSERLSGLLEDAGYVQSQGEQAADLVVLNTCAVRENADMRLYGTLGHLRAAKEEHPGMQIAVGGCLAQKDKNTVVEKAPWVDVVFGTHNIGSLPVLLERARHNRKAQVEIVDALEQFPSTLPAKRESAYAGWVSVSVGCNNTCTFCIVPSLRGKEVDRRPGDILAEVQALVDQGVSEVTLLGQNVNAYGVNFVDPDMERDRSAFSKLLRACGEIEGLERVRFTSPHPAEFTSDVIDAMAETPNVCPNLHMPLQSGSDKVLKEMRRSYRSKKFLGILDEVRAKLPHAAITTDIIVGFPGETEEDFQATLDVVERARFSSAFTFQYSPRPGTPAAEYEQQIPKEVVQERYERLIALQERISLEENQKLVGSEVELLVQADGGRKNNRTHRVSGRARDGRLVHFSPVGAIDTEVRPGDVVKVEITEAKPHFLIADGGVLHHRRTKAGDMSAAGKVPTTAPVGVGLGMPKIGASKALKSQGCGC, encoded by the coding sequence GTGTCACAGCCCAATAGCATTTCTCTAGCCCCATCCTCCGAACAAGCACAGCCACGCACCTATGAAGTGCGCACCTTCGGCTGCCAAATGAATGTTCACGATTCCGAACGCCTTTCGGGTCTTCTAGAAGATGCTGGCTATGTGCAATCCCAGGGCGAGCAGGCCGCCGACCTGGTGGTGCTCAACACCTGCGCGGTGCGCGAGAACGCTGATATGCGCCTATACGGCACCCTCGGGCATCTGCGCGCTGCCAAAGAAGAGCACCCGGGAATGCAGATTGCCGTTGGCGGTTGCCTTGCGCAAAAAGACAAAAACACCGTCGTCGAAAAGGCTCCCTGGGTAGACGTCGTTTTTGGCACCCACAACATTGGGTCGCTGCCGGTGCTTTTAGAGCGTGCACGCCACAACCGTAAAGCCCAGGTAGAAATTGTCGATGCCCTCGAACAATTCCCATCCACCCTGCCGGCTAAACGAGAATCGGCCTATGCCGGCTGGGTTTCGGTATCGGTGGGCTGTAACAACACCTGTACCTTCTGCATCGTGCCTTCGCTCAGGGGCAAAGAGGTAGATCGCCGCCCAGGCGATATCCTCGCCGAGGTGCAGGCCTTGGTGGATCAGGGCGTGTCCGAGGTGACGCTGCTTGGCCAAAACGTCAATGCCTATGGTGTGAACTTCGTGGATCCGGATATGGAGCGCGATCGCTCGGCATTTTCGAAACTCCTGCGTGCCTGTGGTGAGATCGAAGGCCTAGAGCGGGTGCGCTTTACAAGCCCGCACCCGGCTGAGTTCACCTCGGATGTCATCGATGCGATGGCAGAAACGCCGAATGTTTGCCCCAATTTGCACATGCCTTTGCAGTCGGGATCAGACAAGGTGCTCAAAGAGATGCGCCGTTCGTACCGCTCCAAGAAGTTCTTGGGCATTCTCGATGAGGTTCGCGCCAAGCTGCCTCATGCAGCCATCACTACCGACATCATTGTCGGCTTCCCTGGTGAAACCGAAGAAGATTTCCAGGCCACCCTCGATGTTGTAGAACGCGCACGATTCAGCTCCGCGTTTACCTTCCAGTACTCGCCGCGCCCAGGTACGCCTGCCGCCGAGTATGAGCAGCAGATTCCCAAAGAAGTGGTGCAAGAACGCTATGAGCGCCTCATTGCTTTGCAAGAGCGCATCAGTTTGGAAGAAAACCAGAAGCTCGTTGGTAGCGAAGTCGAGCTGCTCGTTCAAGCCGATGGTGGCAGGAAGAATAACCGCACCCACCGTGTCAGTGGTCGTGCGCGCGATGGCCGCCTTGTGCACTTTAGCCCTGTTGGCGCCATCGATACTGAGGTGCGCCCCGGCGATGTTGTCAAGGTTGAGATCACCGAGGCGAAGCCGCACTTCCTTATCGCCGATGGGGGAGTGTTGCACCACCGTCGCACCAAGGCAGGCGATATGAGTGCTGCCGGCAAGGTGCCGACCACGGCCCCGGTGGGCGTTGGTCTTGGCATGCCAAAAATCGGTGCGTCGAAAGCGCTAAAGTCTCAGGGGTGTGGCTGCTAG